Part of the Gracilimonas sp. genome is shown below.
CGAACGGATACTCTTCATACAGATCAGGATGTAGCCCGGAGTAATGGGAAGTTGCTATAACTACCACCCGCTTGGGTTTCAGGTTTTTGATGGCCGAGAAAGCTTTTACATAGCTGTTCAGGCCAACCCGATAATCAATATGAGGTGCATATAGGGCTTTGGCAGAATCAACCGGTTCAGAAGTAGGGAGTTTCTCAAAAGCTTCGTTCAGAAAATGCTCCAGCTCTTCCGGGTCTTCCGGATAGGAGATTCCATAGGTGTTGGAAGGATGAACTTCAGACTCCTCGTAGGTTCTTTCTGTTTCCCTGGCGTGTTCCTTAAAATGAGGAGAATGCAGCAAGGCTTTTTCGTCTAAAAACTGAACATATTCCAATACCTGTTCCCGGGTAATCTGGTCGTCACTGAACTCAAGAATATCTTCCACGCTCCGGCTGCCATCAAACAGTGAAAACAGAGACTGGGCAGAATAAGGAACGGCAAAATCTGACTGCGCGTACCCAAGCTGATCCTGAAAATACAGGAACGTCTCGCCATTCTGTTTTACAGGGATGATCTGAATTTCATACCTGAGAGGAGGAATGGGATCGGTGAAGGAATCAAAAATTTTATCTGCCATAGAAAGAAAATACTTCAGCGTTCATTGTTGGGTGTTCCTTGTTCAATGTTCTTCCGTCCGCATCTTACGGCACTCACAATTCACACCGTACTTTTTGCATAAGGGGTGATCCGGGGCTTCCGAAATACGGGCTTTACAGGCGTTACGTCCGTGGTGGATCATCAGGTGCGAAAGGTCGGTCCAGTTCTCCCTGGGAAATAAGGCCATTAAATCCTTCTCAATTTTATTGGTATTCTTTTTCTCTTTGGTGAGGCCAAAGCGGTTCGAAATTCGCTTCACGTGCGTATCAACCACCACGCCCACATTAATATTGAAAGCATTTCCCAATACTACATTGGCTGTTTTTCTCGCCGCCCCTCTTAGCTTCAATAAATCTTTCATGTTTTGCGGAACTTCACCGTCAAACTCGTCCACTAAGATCTGCGAGGTTTCTTTAAGCGACTTTGCCTTATTCCGGTAGAAGCCGGTTGAACGAACCAATTCTTCCAGCTCCTCAAGCGGTGCGTCTTTCATGAGCTCCGGTGTAGGGTAGGTCTCAAATAAAGCCGGAGTGGTTTTGTTGACCCGAACGTCGGTGCACTGGGCACTCAGTATGGTTGCAATCAGCAGCTCAAAGGGATTCCGGTGATTTAACTCGCAATGCGGATTTGGGTAATGAACATATAATTCCTGGAGAATTTCTTCCGCTCGCTCTTTCTGCTTATTTGACTTTCTGGGAAGCTTCGGAAGTTTCGGTTCGTCTTTATTGGACATGAATAGGTTTAATTCGATGATTGTATGAACGCCTCAAACATAAATAATCCATTACAGAGAAGGAACCGTTCAAAATTCCCGGTTCAATATTCCACATTCGATGATCATATGCTTATCTTTGATGCTCACAAGATTTTTGAATTGCAAAAACACCCACATGTCGAATCTGGACAACCTCGATAAAATTGTATCACTGGCAAAAGCCCGTGGTTTCATCTTCCAATCCTCGGAAATTTATGGCGGACTTAGTGCCGTGTATGATTACGGACCCCTCGGTGTAGAACTCAAAAGAAATATCCGTAATGCCTGGTGGAAAGAGATGACACGCCGCCACGATAATATCGTGGGAGTAGATGCAGCTATTTTTATGCATCCCAAAGTATGGGAAGCCAGTGGCCATGTTGGCGGATTTAACGATCCGATGATCGACGACAAGCAGTCCAAAAAACGCTACCGTGCCGATATGCTGATTGAGCAGCACATTGAGAAGCTGCGAAAAGATGATAAACACGAAGAAGCAAATGCTATCCAGGAAAAGCTGGATACCTGCGGTTCCCGAAAAAGCCTAACGGAAGATCTGCACGAAATCATCATGGAAAACGAGATTCGTGCCCCAGAGTCCGGAGCTTTTGACTGGACCGAAGTGCGCCAGTTCAACCTGATGTTTAAGACTCAGTTTGGTTCTACTTCAACCGAAGAAGAGGGTGTTTATCTTCGGCCTGAAACTGCTCAAGGGATCTTTGTGAATTATAAGAACGTAATGGATACCTCCAGAACCACTATTCCGTTTGGTATCGCCCAAACCGGAAAGGCATTTCGTAATGAGGTTGTAGCCCGACAGTTTGTATTTCGTATGCGGGAATTTGAGCAGATGGAAATGCAATACTTCGTGAAACCGGGCACCGATGAAGCCGAATATGAGAAATGGCTGGAGAAACGACTGGAGTGGCATAAGAAAATGGGGATTCGGGAAGAAAACCTGAGGACGGCCCCGCATCCGGAAGATAAGCTTGCCCACTATGCGCGGGCTGCGGCTGACATTCAGTATAAATACCCCATCGGCTGGCAGGAAGTGGAAGGTATACACAACCGAACAGACTTTGACTTAAAACAACACACTGAGCATTCCGGTAAAAAACTGGATTACTACGATCAGAAAAACCAGGAGCGGTTTGTCCCTTATGTGATTGAGACTTCGGTTGGGCTCGATCGACTGACGCTGATGGTGCTTTGTGATGCTTATCGTGAGGAAGAGGTAGATGGCGATACCCGAACTGTATTGAAGTTGAATCCAAAAATTGCTCCAACACAGGTTGGTATTTTCCCGCTTATCAAAAAAGACAAGCTTCAGGATCTGGCACATAAGATTGAAGAAGATCTCCGTGAAGAATTTTCAGTGCTGTATGATGAGTCCGGATCCATTGGAAAACGCTATCGCCGACAGGATGAAGCCGGGACGCCGTTTTGTGTAACCGTAGATTTTGACGGCGTGGAATCAGAAGGTGAAGATACCGTGACCATCCGTTACCGCGATGATATGAGTCAGGACCGGGTGCCTGTTTCCAGACTTGCAGAAGTGATCCGGGACGGCATGAAGGACTGGAAACCGGAGTAGAGTTTAAGATCTGCCAGACTTATTCAATCTAAAACGTAGAGCGGACAGCCTGTCCGCTCTTTGTTTTTTAGTGAGTTATTTCAACAGAATCATTTTTTTGGTTTCACTGAACTTCCCGGCAGTTAGTCGGTAGATATACACTCCACTCGGCAGGTTGCGTGCGTCAAAAGTGAGGGTGTGTTCCCCGCTTTTCATGGGCTCTTTCATAAGTTTCTTCACTTCCTGCCCAAGCATGTTATACACAATTATCTCCACCGACGAGGCCTTGGCCAATGAGAAAGAAATTCGCGTTGTTGGGTTAAACGGGTTTGGGTAATTTTGGTGTAAAGCAAAAGCTTTAGGTGCATTCCCATCTTCTTCACTGCTGTTTATGACTCCATCGTTAGAAGCAGAAGGGGTGCCGCCTGTTTCTTTAGATGCCATCCAGCTTTCGGCCAATGAGTTGTCAAGTTCATAATCTATTAAAGCCAGCGTTGCACCATTTCCGTCAGCTTCTAATGGCCATGGTTCTTCATCGTTATACTCCACAAAGTCGATTAAAGAATTATTCGGGTTAAAAATCCGAACCTGATCTCCTGAACCGCTCAATCCGAAATCGGCTTCTCCTTTTACGAATTCAGCATTTGGGTGCAGCTGTTTGAAAGCAGCCGTATCATTGGTGATCACTAAATAACCTCCTGAGGCAATAGAAGTGCCGTTTGGAATTACAAATTCGTGCTCGTCGTCCTCATCCTTATACACCCAACCAGAAAGATCGATGGTGGTTTCAGAATAGTTGTACAGTTCAATCCAGTCACCGGCATCAAAGTCATCGCTGGGGTTGTAGTTAATTTCGTTGATAACAATTTCATCGTTAACAACCGGCTGGAAAGCAGCTTCAATTTCTACGGGCGTTGTGCCTAGCTCAACAGTTAGTACATTGTTTTGACCGGCTTGCTCGCCATCAACCAGCCAGTGCTCCAGTTCCAGTCCGGGCTCCGGCGTAACCTCTAAGGTGATGGTAGTACCTTCGAAATAAATTCCCGACCAATCCTGACTGGATAAATCCGGAGTGATGGAATTGAGTTGTATGCTGCCTTCAGAAGTTTGAGCAAGGTGCACCCGTACCGTATCGGTTTGCAGGGTATCCTGAATTTCAGCATAAATGAAGTCCGGGTAATCGAGCACATAAGGAACCGCAAGACCGTAGTCTTCTTCTTTCAATCCATAGTAAAAATACTCCATGCTGTAATCGGTAGGACCGCTGTTGTCATACCAGCCTTCATCCCAGCGTTCAATATCTCTCGGCATTTCCGGGTTGATGGCGGTGTCTATGGAATCGATTAAGCTGATCATATAATCCGGCTTAAAAGCGGTATTCAGCATATCAGCAAGGCGATTCAGGAAGATTTCCCGGTAGGTGGGGTTTTGCATCATCCGGCCGATGAGCCAGAATCCTGCCGGATCTTTCTTTAAGTATTGAGTAAAAACCGGGATGTAGGTGCCGGGCTCATTGTCCAGGTTTCTCCACCAGTCAAAATCATGGGAAATAAAATACCACTTGCCATCCACCGTTTGCGGCCTCCAGTACCGTAAGTTGTTGGGATCGCCGTGAGAACTGTACACCTGGTAAATCCAGTGGTCGGTAAAGCTTTCCAGGTCGATGAGGGAATCCGCCATGATGAAAAATTCCGGTTCCGTCAGAGATTCATCCTGAAAAACATCCAGTAGCTCCTGGTAGGCATCATAGGTGCCATCTTTAACTTCATCGTAGTCCTTAATCATGTCGATGTCATCATATCCATAGCGGGATTCAACAAAATCATCGTTTTTGCGCTCCTGTAAATTATAAATACCCCAGTACTTGCCGTTGATGTACATTGCCACCGGCTCATAAGCCTGCATGGCATTTTTGTGGCCCCATTGTTTGTTGATGGTGTACATCAATTCATTGAGCAGGCGAGATCGTTCTTCGGCTCCGGCCCGCAGGCCAAATCCATCGTAAGTGTCATAATCGTTTTCGGGGAAAAGCTCATACTCCAGCTCATCGATCCCGTAATCGGCATTGTTATTGATGATGAATGATTTTTTAGGGAAAGCCCGGCTGAAGTTGCCACCGATACTGGCTCCTGCATCAAATTCAAATTCGACCGACCCACCGGGCTTCATATATTCAATATGCACCGGGTACTCCCATTCTTCCCAAAAGTTGGCTCCAAACCACGGATAGTCATCACTGGCTTCTGAGGAATCTCCGATTACATACATTCCTTTGTCATAATCGAAGAGACTGTCGGGTTCCATCACAAATGACACCAGGGGGATGGTGTGCGGGTCTTCAAAGAAATAGCTGTTGGTCGCGATTTCACTTGCTGCAAAACCGGGAGCAAAAGCCATAGCCCGGATCACGGAAGAGGAATCAACGGTTATAGGGTTTTCATATAGTGGTGAGTTGGGAGTGGGAGCCGATCCGCCAATTTCGTATCGTATCTCCGCATTTTCAGTAGCTGATGAAATTCCGATGACTTCTGAGCCTGAATAGAAACCAGATTCCAGAGAAAAAGCCGGTTTCTCGGCTTGTTCGGAAATTTGACTGCCGTTATTGCTTGCTTCGGGAGTAGGGTTCAGGAATTTGAAAGTCCCGCTACCGTCGGGCACTCTTCCCCAGGCTATATCTGTCGTTTGCGCTCCAAAAGAAACGGAGTCGATAAGGGTTTCTCCATCAGGCTCGGTGAGTATCACTGCTTCACCATCGGCGCTTAATTTCATGTCCACATGTAGTGCGCCTTGTTCGGTTTCTTTATCAAACCAAAGAATCAGAAACTCTCCCGGGGAAATGGTGGTGGTTGCACTTTGTCCGGATGGAATCTGCCATTTGTCGAGCTGTGAGGAATCATCAGAGACGTACATCCCCGCAAGGTTAACGGAAACAGAACCGGCATTGTAGAGCTCAACCCAATCGTCGTTATCCCCATTTTGGTCAGCATGAGAAGATGCGTTAGAGGCAACAATTTCATTGATTTTAATTTGGGCGAAAGCTGAGGTGCTCAAAGCAATCATTAAAAGCAGAACAGTAGAAAAGAATTTTTTCATAGGGTTATTTAGCAGGTTGTTTGCTGAGGTTTATCGGCAGATGCACAATTAAGATAAGGAATAAGGAAAGTACTGCCCCATTAGGAAAGCTTTAGGTTCAGCAAAGCTGGTGGTTAAAAGCTGGCTATAATTTAAACTCTACACTTACCATCCATCTGTAGCGGGCATTTACCTGGTGATTAAGTTGACCTGTTTCGAATTTAGAATTCTGAATGGCTTTAATTACCATTTCTTCACATCCGTATCCGATTTCCTGAAGTACTTCGAAATTTGAAGTGCTGCCATCTTCATTTATGGTGAACAGGATACTTACAATTCCCTCAATATTGTTTTCAATTGCCTCATCTGGATACTCAATTCTATTTCTCAGAGCTCTGTTTCCTCCTTCAAGAACAGGAACTGAAAGTACAATCACAGTATGGGGTGTCTCTTTTGAAGAGTCTTGAGTTACTGATTCTACTGTTGAAGAAGGCCGGGAAATAGGGGAGGAGCCTTGATATTTTATCATCACTCTTGGTCCACACGAATATAGAAAGAGTGATAAAGCGATAATGGCAAAAAGGTTTCTGTACATTGATGGAGGAGTAGTATTTTTTTGAAGTTGCTACGAAAGTTTTTTTAATAAATCTCGGGCCCTTTCTAAATTCCACTTATCAATGTCATTCTTTGGGGCGATTTGAACGATTTCTTTCAGGGTTTGAATGGCTTTGTTGTTTTCTCCGGCTCGTTCATAATGGCGGGCTAAATCCAGTTTGTAGCGAAGGGTTTGTTCCGGTTGCAAGCGGATCGCTTTCTGCATGTACTCCACTGCTTTTTGGTTGGAAGCCCCCTCCGGAAGACCGTCAGAAAACAAACCGGCAGCAAACTGCCGGGCCGAACCCACATTTGCTATTTTACTGTGCCACA
Proteins encoded:
- the nth gene encoding endonuclease III; its protein translation is MSNKDEPKLPKLPRKSNKQKERAEEILQELYVHYPNPHCELNHRNPFELLIATILSAQCTDVRVNKTTPALFETYPTPELMKDAPLEELEELVRSTGFYRNKAKSLKETSQILVDEFDGEVPQNMKDLLKLRGAARKTANVVLGNAFNINVGVVVDTHVKRISNRFGLTKEKKNTNKIEKDLMALFPRENWTDLSHLMIHHGRNACKARISEAPDHPLCKKYGVNCECRKMRTEEH
- a CDS encoding glycine--tRNA ligase, which encodes MSNLDNLDKIVSLAKARGFIFQSSEIYGGLSAVYDYGPLGVELKRNIRNAWWKEMTRRHDNIVGVDAAIFMHPKVWEASGHVGGFNDPMIDDKQSKKRYRADMLIEQHIEKLRKDDKHEEANAIQEKLDTCGSRKSLTEDLHEIIMENEIRAPESGAFDWTEVRQFNLMFKTQFGSTSTEEEGVYLRPETAQGIFVNYKNVMDTSRTTIPFGIAQTGKAFRNEVVARQFVFRMREFEQMEMQYFVKPGTDEAEYEKWLEKRLEWHKKMGIREENLRTAPHPEDKLAHYARAAADIQYKYPIGWQEVEGIHNRTDFDLKQHTEHSGKKLDYYDQKNQERFVPYVIETSVGLDRLTLMVLCDAYREEEVDGDTRTVLKLNPKIAPTQVGIFPLIKKDKLQDLAHKIEEDLREEFSVLYDESGSIGKRYRRQDEAGTPFCVTVDFDGVESEGEDTVTIRYRDDMSQDRVPVSRLAEVIRDGMKDWKPE
- a CDS encoding lamin tail domain-containing protein encodes the protein MKKFFSTVLLLMIALSTSAFAQIKINEIVASNASSHADQNGDNDDWVELYNAGSVSVNLAGMYVSDDSSQLDKWQIPSGQSATTTISPGEFLILWFDKETEQGALHVDMKLSADGEAVILTEPDGETLIDSVSFGAQTTDIAWGRVPDGSGTFKFLNPTPEASNNGSQISEQAEKPAFSLESGFYSGSEVIGISSATENAEIRYEIGGSAPTPNSPLYENPITVDSSSVIRAMAFAPGFAASEIATNSYFFEDPHTIPLVSFVMEPDSLFDYDKGMYVIGDSSEASDDYPWFGANFWEEWEYPVHIEYMKPGGSVEFEFDAGASIGGNFSRAFPKKSFIINNNADYGIDELEYELFPENDYDTYDGFGLRAGAEERSRLLNELMYTINKQWGHKNAMQAYEPVAMYINGKYWGIYNLQERKNDDFVESRYGYDDIDMIKDYDEVKDGTYDAYQELLDVFQDESLTEPEFFIMADSLIDLESFTDHWIYQVYSSHGDPNNLRYWRPQTVDGKWYFISHDFDWWRNLDNEPGTYIPVFTQYLKKDPAGFWLIGRMMQNPTYREIFLNRLADMLNTAFKPDYMISLIDSIDTAINPEMPRDIERWDEGWYDNSGPTDYSMEYFYYGLKEEDYGLAVPYVLDYPDFIYAEIQDTLQTDTVRVHLAQTSEGSIQLNSITPDLSSQDWSGIYFEGTTITLEVTPEPGLELEHWLVDGEQAGQNNVLTVELGTTPVEIEAAFQPVVNDEIVINEINYNPSDDFDAGDWIELYNYSETTIDLSGWVYKDEDDEHEFVIPNGTSIASGGYLVITNDTAAFKQLHPNAEFVKGEADFGLSGSGDQVRIFNPNNSLIDFVEYNDEEPWPLEADGNGATLALIDYELDNSLAESWMASKETGGTPSASNDGVINSSEEDGNAPKAFALHQNYPNPFNPTTRISFSLAKASSVEIIVYNMLGQEVKKLMKEPMKSGEHTLTFDARNLPSGVYIYRLTAGKFSETKKMILLK
- a CDS encoding energy transducer TonB, giving the protein MIKYQGSSPISRPSSTVESVTQDSSKETPHTVIVLSVPVLEGGNRALRNRIEYPDEAIENNIEGIVSILFTINEDGSTSNFEVLQEIGYGCEEMVIKAIQNSKFETGQLNHQVNARYRWMVSVEFKL